The following are encoded in a window of Flavobacterium sp. WC2421 genomic DNA:
- a CDS encoding GNAT family N-acetyltransferase has product MNFSSFPKIKTERLLLRKIEESDAPVILYLRSDETINQFIERPENRKTKTLEQALQFITDINQDFENNKSVTWGIVYNNQPELIGTICFWNFSDNHTIAEVGYGLSPEFQNKGIMTEVLQRIIDFGFNELKLAKIEAFTHTKNENSRKLLEKCGLQFIQDRKDDDNDSNVIYEILN; this is encoded by the coding sequence ATGAACTTTTCATCTTTTCCAAAAATAAAAACAGAGCGCCTATTATTGCGAAAAATCGAAGAATCAGATGCTCCAGTGATCTTATACTTACGCTCGGATGAAACCATTAATCAGTTCATCGAAAGACCTGAGAACCGAAAAACAAAAACACTCGAACAAGCCTTACAATTTATTACCGATATCAATCAAGACTTCGAAAACAATAAATCGGTGACTTGGGGAATCGTTTATAATAACCAACCTGAACTTATTGGTACCATTTGTTTTTGGAATTTTTCGGACAACCATACCATTGCTGAAGTGGGTTATGGTTTAAGTCCTGAATTTCAAAATAAAGGAATCATGACAGAAGTGCTACAGCGTATTATCGATTTTGGTTTTAACGAACTAAAACTCGCCAAAATAGAGGCATTCACACATACTAAAAACGAAAATTCTAGAAAACTACTAGAAAAATGTGGTTTGCAATTCATACAAGATCGAAAAGATGATGATAATGATTCCAATGTTATTTACGAGATCCTAAATTAG
- a CDS encoding MarR family winged helix-turn-helix transcriptional regulator, which produces MKIEDEIKSTIPLDISKKIILNILYTQNITNEKFNEVMKPYDISGEQYNVLRILRGQKGNPANMCVIQERMIAKTSNTTRLVDKLLLKNFVTRNVCPENRRKIEVMITQKGLDVLTELDPKVIEHEKHFSKNLNTEELELLNELLEKYRNQ; this is translated from the coding sequence ATGAAAATTGAAGATGAAATAAAAAGCACCATACCATTAGATATTTCAAAAAAAATTATTTTGAATATTTTATATACTCAAAATATCACAAATGAAAAATTTAATGAGGTGATGAAACCTTATGACATCTCTGGAGAACAATATAATGTTTTACGAATTTTAAGAGGTCAAAAAGGAAATCCAGCTAACATGTGTGTGATACAAGAACGCATGATAGCAAAAACCAGTAACACCACTCGCTTAGTTGATAAATTGTTATTAAAGAATTTCGTGACTAGAAATGTTTGTCCTGAAAACAGAAGAAAAATTGAAGTGATGATTACTCAAAAAGGATTAGATGTTTTAACTGAATTAGATCCTAAAGTAATAGAACATGAAAAACACTTCTCGAAGAATTTAAATACCGAAGAGTTAGAATTATTAAATGAATTATTAGAAAAATACAGAAATCAATAA
- a CDS encoding NAD(P)H-dependent oxidoreductase: protein MNTFLDKQNWRYATKKFDSSKKITESDLDFLKEAVRLSASSFGLQLYKVIIIENPEIKAQLLPVAYGQSQITDASHLFVFANQTNVGNTEIDAYLKNTSEIRELPLEALAGYGDYIKGFVNPIPEDAKNVWTAKQTYLALGNLLNAAAELNIDATPMEGFNAAQFNEILGLDKLNLNAAVIAPVGYRHTEDDTQHYKKVRKSNEDLFITL, encoded by the coding sequence ATGAATACCTTTTTAGATAAACAAAACTGGCGTTATGCTACAAAAAAGTTCGATAGCTCAAAAAAAATTACTGAATCTGATTTAGATTTTCTTAAAGAAGCAGTTCGTTTAAGCGCTTCTTCATTTGGACTTCAACTGTACAAAGTGATAATTATTGAAAATCCAGAAATTAAGGCACAATTATTGCCCGTTGCTTATGGTCAATCTCAAATTACTGATGCTTCGCATTTATTTGTTTTTGCCAATCAAACAAACGTAGGAAATACAGAAATTGATGCTTACTTAAAAAACACAAGTGAAATTAGAGAATTGCCATTGGAAGCATTAGCAGGATATGGTGATTATATTAAAGGGTTTGTGAATCCAATTCCTGAAGATGCTAAAAATGTTTGGACAGCAAAACAAACATATTTGGCTTTAGGAAATTTATTGAATGCCGCTGCTGAATTAAACATAGATGCAACTCCAATGGAAGGTTTTAATGCAGCACAGTTTAATGAAATATTAGGATTAGACAAACTAAACCTAAACGCAGCTGTAATAGCACCAGTTGGATACCGTCATACAGAAGACGATACCCAACATTACAAAAAAGTTAGAAAATCAAACGAAGATTTATTTATCACATTATAA
- a CDS encoding YceI family protein, with the protein MKNLKSIALALVVVLSTVSVSAQTKKVDAAASTINWVGKKVTGQHNGTVNLKDGALVFKGAKLVGGTFTVDMTSLTSTDLSGEYQGKLNGHLKSEDFFGTEKFPTSTLVFKKIGAKAKNVYTVTADLTIKGITKPVTFDIAVNGNTATTAFNVDRTKYDIKYGSGSIFDNLGDKAISDEFELAVALKF; encoded by the coding sequence ATGAAAAATTTAAAATCAATTGCATTAGCATTAGTAGTAGTTTTATCTACAGTATCAGTATCTGCACAAACTAAAAAAGTAGATGCAGCAGCAAGTACAATCAACTGGGTTGGAAAAAAAGTAACTGGACAACACAATGGAACAGTAAATCTTAAAGACGGTGCACTTGTTTTTAAAGGAGCAAAATTAGTAGGTGGAACTTTCACAGTTGACATGACTTCATTGACTTCTACTGATCTTTCAGGTGAATACCAAGGAAAATTAAACGGTCACTTGAAATCAGAAGATTTCTTCGGAACTGAAAAATTCCCAACTTCTACATTAGTTTTCAAAAAAATTGGAGCAAAAGCTAAAAATGTTTACACGGTTACTGCTGATTTAACAATTAAAGGAATCACTAAACCAGTAACTTTTGATATCGCTGTGAACGGAAATACAGCAACAACAGCATTCAACGTAGATAGAACTAAATATGACATTAAATACGGTTCAGGAAGTATTTTTGATAACCTTGGAGACAAAGCAATCTCTGATGAATTTGAATTAGCAGTAGCTTTAAAATTCTAA
- a CDS encoding anthranilate synthase component I family protein has protein sequence MKLFTLNTKYKQILADTITPVSVYLKIRDKFPNSLLLESSDYHGSDNSFSYICCNPIASIKIENETIFKTYPDGTSEKIAIDENTSIPEVIQEFSHQFKSEKNDFKFINNGLFGYISYDAVRYFEKVKIAKKENSNTIPDVYYAVYQNIIAINHFKNQAYIFCHSLDGRNNISEMEQLLQSRNIASYKFTKEGEGFSNLTDEEFKHNVALAKKHCFRGDVFQLVLSRRFTQGFKGDEFNVYRALRSINPSPYLFFFDYGDFKIFGSSPEAQIIVKDRKAEIHPIAGTFKRTGDDEKDAVLAKQLSEDKKENSEHVMLVDLARNDLSRNGHNVNVERYREVQFFSHVIHLVSKVTGHLHEKATTMQVVADTFPAGTLSGAPKHRAMQLIEDYEKTNRNFYGGAIGFMDFEGNFNHAIMIRTFLSKNHQLHSQAGAGIVASSDEESEMQEVYNKLRALNTALDLAETI, from the coding sequence TTGAAACTATTTACTTTAAATACTAAATACAAACAAATACTTGCAGATACGATAACTCCTGTGAGTGTTTATTTAAAAATACGTGATAAATTCCCTAATAGTTTATTGCTTGAAAGTAGTGATTATCATGGAAGTGACAACAGTTTTTCTTACATCTGTTGCAATCCTATCGCTTCGATAAAAATCGAAAACGAAACTATTTTCAAAACCTATCCTGATGGGACTTCTGAAAAAATAGCGATTGATGAAAATACTTCAATTCCAGAAGTTATTCAAGAATTTTCACACCAATTCAAATCAGAAAAAAATGATTTTAAATTCATAAACAATGGGTTGTTTGGATATATCTCTTATGATGCAGTTCGTTATTTTGAAAAAGTAAAAATTGCCAAAAAAGAAAATAGCAATACCATTCCTGATGTGTATTATGCCGTATACCAAAATATAATTGCGATTAACCATTTCAAAAATCAAGCTTATATTTTCTGTCATAGTTTAGACGGAAGAAATAATATTTCAGAGATGGAGCAACTGTTACAATCAAGAAATATTGCCTCTTATAAATTTACCAAAGAAGGAGAAGGTTTCTCTAACTTAACTGATGAAGAGTTTAAACACAATGTGGCTCTGGCCAAAAAGCATTGTTTCCGTGGAGATGTATTTCAATTAGTATTATCACGCCGTTTTACTCAAGGTTTCAAAGGAGATGAATTCAATGTCTATAGAGCATTAAGAAGCATCAACCCATCCCCTTACCTCTTCTTTTTTGATTATGGTGATTTCAAAATATTTGGCTCTTCGCCCGAAGCTCAAATTATAGTTAAAGACCGTAAGGCAGAAATTCATCCTATAGCAGGAACGTTCAAACGTACTGGTGATGATGAAAAAGATGCGGTTCTTGCCAAACAATTATCTGAAGACAAAAAAGAAAATAGCGAACATGTGATGCTAGTCGACTTAGCTCGTAATGATTTAAGTCGCAACGGTCATAACGTAAACGTAGAACGCTATAGAGAAGTGCAGTTTTTCTCTCATGTAATTCATTTAGTTTCAAAAGTAACGGGGCATTTACATGAAAAAGCCACTACAATGCAAGTGGTAGCGGATACTTTCCCAGCTGGAACATTGAGTGGAGCACCTAAACACAGAGCGATGCAATTGATTGAAGATTACGAAAAAACAAATCGTAATTTCTACGGTGGCGCCATCGGTTTTATGGATTTTGAAGGCAACTTTAATCACGCGATAATGATACGAACATTCTTAAGTAAAAATCACCAATTGCATTCGCAAGCCGGCGCCGGAATTGTAGCCAGCTCTGATGAAGAAAGCGAAATGCAAGAAGTATATAACAAATTAAGAGCATTGAATACCGCACTTGATTTGGCAGAAACAATTTAA